The region CAGACGGCGTCGCGCGGCACGACGGCGGGAATGCGGGGTGGCGGACATGGCGATGGCCCTTCAGGATGGTTGAATCGGAAGTCTCCAACGCCGTCGTATGGCGGGCAACGAATGGATTCGCATATGGATATCTGTGCCGCCGTTCCTCGCGTGTGTCAGCAATCCCGTGCCGTTTATTCAGGAAACACTGGTTCGCCGAGCGTCAACATCAAACGGTTTGCCCACGCGAAAATTGCGATGGCCTGGCTTAGATCGAGTATTTCGGCCGGTGAGAGACCGACGGCCTGCAATGCGCTGACCGACTCGCGGCCGATCGCTTCAGGCTGCAAGGTCAGATCGATCGCGAAGCGTACGATCGCGCGTTCCCGCTCGGTGGTGCCTGCCGTTTCGGGGTCCGCGAAAACCTGTTCGATCACGTCGTCGCGGCGCGCGAGTTGCGCGAAACGTTGCGCGTGCACCGAAGCGCAATACACGCAGCCGTTCACACGCGACACGACCGTGCTCGCCAGTTCCCGCTCGGCTCTCGACAGGCCGCCGGGCGCATACATGATGCTGTTGAACGCGCCGGAACGCTGCCGCAGTATGTCCGGCTCGTGCACCAGCAGCAGGTAGTAATCCGAGGTCTTCGCTTTCGGATGGCTCGCTTCGAGTACGGCGGTCTGTTCTGCCGACGCGTCGTTCAGCGTGACCGTATCGAGCCATGCGGTCCAGTCGAGCGTGTCGGCGGTGAAGCCGTGCGGTTTGCCCGTCGTCGTGTCGCTCATGCCGTGTGCTCCAGGTTGTCCAACGCTTTCAGCGCGACGACGACTCGGACCTGGTACGACACGAAGGCCACGAGTTGCGCGAGCGCGACGATCGCGCGGGTGGTCAGGCCTGCTGAGAGCAAGGCGGCCAGTTCGCTTTTGCCGGTTGCGGCGGGTTGAGTGATCAGTGCGCGGGTGTGATGGAGAATGGCGGCGAGCCGTGCACTCCCGGCGGCGGAGGAGGAGGAGGCAAGTGACGCGATGCCAGCGGGCCCGTGCAACGTTATCGCGCTCAGGCGCTCGGTGATGTTCTCCGCAGAATCGGCATCCGTCGCGAGTAGACGTTCACGATAGGCGTTTGCGGCCGCCACGGATTGCGTCAGCGATGCCGCGTACCACGCTGCGTAGAGCCGCTCGTTCAAGCTTAGATCGACGATGTCGGCGGAGAACAGCGCGTCGTGACTGCCCTGCGTATAGCGGGTCGCGTCGGCGCGCGCGGCGCGCAGCGCGGCCACATTGCCGCCTGGCGAGAGACCGGCGAGCCGGGACACCAGATCCGTATCGGGCGATAGAGGCAAAGGCTGAGTCGTGGTTTCAGTGGACATGATCGATCGAATGGAAAGTTCAGGGCGTGACACTGGCAGCGAGATCGGTTGCGTCCGCATCGGTCCATTCGTCGCCAGCGAGTTCCGCCGTGTCGAATGCGAGCAGTGCCGCGTAGTGCCGTTCGCGGTCGGCGTCGAACAGCATGGCCGCGATGGCGCGAGCCAGACGCTGGGCGCCGTCGCTAATGGCGGGAATGTCGCCGGCGACCTTGCCGTGCGTCAGGCTCGCCGCGTGGTTGAAGCAGTGAATGCGCGAGAGCGCGTCGCTGTAGCGCGGTTCGCGCGACTGAAAGGCGAAATTGCGGTCGAGATCCGGCGATGAAGCGAGTTCTTCGTTTGGCAATCCCTCGGGATGCGCAAAACGATCGCGCCAGCGACGCACGTGCGGCGCAATCGCCGCGAATTCGGCGCGGGTGTCGAGTTCCGAATGAAAGCCCGTGGCGAAAATCAGATAGTCGAGATCGTAGGTGCCCTTTGGCGTGTCGACCCGCATCTCGTTGTCCTGCACGGTGATGTTTTTCAGCGGGCTGCCGAGATGAAAACGCGCATGCTCGTAGCGCGACACACGTAGCACGCTGTCGCGTGGCGGCGGCGTTTGCGATTGCGCGGCGTAGTGCAGAAAACGCCACTTCCACTCGTCGGACAGATGCAGGAAGCCATGCACCAGTCCCGGACTGCCGATGCCGGTCAGCTTGTTGATGCGCGGCAGTTCCGCGCGTCGAATGAACAGGTCGACACTCGCGGCACCGGCTTCGAGCGCGCTGGCCGCATTGTCGAATGCGGACGCGCTCGCGCCGACCACGCCGACGCGTCTCCCTCGCAGCGCGGCGAAATCGATGGCATCGGACGAATGCGCGTACAGGCTTGCCGGTAACGCGTGCGCAAGTTCTGGAACGTACGGACCGCCGAGACCTTCGCGGCCGGTCGCGAGCACGACATGGCGTGCGAGCACGCGTTCGGAAGAGGTCTTGTTGCTGGACACCACATCGAGTTCGATCAGTCCGTCATCACGCGTTTCGATCCGGGCGATGCGCGCGTCGTTGCGAATGGGGAGAGCGAGCACACGCCGATACCAGCGCAGGTAATCCATCCATTGGCTACGCGGAATCTTGTAGAGCGCGTCCCAGCGCTCGCGTCCGAACTGCGCCTCGAACCAGGCACGAAACGTCAGCGCCGGTAAACGCAATGCAGGTCCGGTCAGTTGTTTGGGCGAACGCAGCGTTTGCATGCGGGCGTAGGTGACCCACGGACCTTCCTGTCCTTCAGCCGCCTGGTCGAACACACGGTGGTTGTCGATGCCGAGCAAACGCAATTCGGCGCTTGCGGTGAGGCCCGCCATCCCGCCGCCGATGATCGCCACGTCCAGCACGCGTTGCGTATCGACGTGCCGCGCGGGCACCCACGCGGGCGCGGGTAGTTCGAGCCACGCAAGATCGTCGCGCAAACGGGCTTCGAGTTTTTCCAGACCTTCGAGCGCCTTGCTTGCGTCAGGTTCGGTGTGTCCCGCAAGCGTTGCAGCGGGCGTGCTCATGCCGGCACTCCTTTGCGTTGAGTTTGAAGAGGGCGCGCGCCGCGCGTCATCAACAGATCGTGTTTGGCCGCCGCATGTTGTAAGGCATTCGGCAGCAATTCCAGCGACACGCGCGCCACCGTGTCGATCAACGCTCGTGCGCCGTCGCTGAGCGCTTGACCGGGCAGCGTGACGACGCCGTAGAGAAAGGGGATGTCCGCGTCGATCGCGCGCACGACCGTGCCGGCGATGCGTGTGCCAAACGCGGTTGCGGGATCGACGAGCGCGATACCGAGTTGCGCCTGCGCCGCCATCACCGCATTCAGCGATGCATTGGTTTCGAGCGCGATGCGCGGACGCAGACCTGCATCGGTGAACGCCGCGTCGATCCGGTTTCTCAGGCGGTAGCGGTTGGCGACCGTCACCAGCGGATGCGCGGCGAGCTCGCGCAACGTCAGCCGATCGAGACCGGCGAGCGGATGTGCATCGTGCAGCACCGCCACGCAGGGCGCTTCGATCAGATAGTGGATGTCGAGCGTCGCGTGATCGAGCGGCAACGTCGCGATGCCGAGTTCGACAGTGCGCGCAAGCAGAGCCTGCACGACGTGTTCCGCGGACGCGCTGCGCAGTTGCACGTCGAATGGCGCATCGTTTATGTCGTGGGTGTCGTGCCGCACGTGCGTATCTAGTGACGGGAGCGACCTGAGCGCGGCGATGGCACGCGGCACCAGCGCAGCGGCAAGCGCGGGCGTCGCCGCGACACGCAAGGGCGTGGGCGTATCGATACCGATGGCCTGAGCGCTGGCGCGAATCGCCGCAAGGCCGACCAGCGAGCGCTCGACTTCGTCGTAAAGCAGGAACGCGCGCCGCGTCGGCGTGACACGCGGTCCCTTGCGATCGAACAACGCGTAGCCGATCTCCTGTTCGAGTTCCTGAATCATGCGCGTAATGCCGGGCTGCGAGCGGCCGACGAGCCGCCCGGCGGCCGTCATGCTGCCCGCCGACATGACGGCTGAAAAGGCTTCGAGGTGATGTAACTCCATCCGCTGATCCATGGTTTCGTTCATGTTCGCGGTGCATTGTAGGGGCCGGTGAATGCGAAATTCTTATAATAAATTCGGCTATGCAAATCAGCGCGGGCGGGCATGACGATCGAGCAACACCCATGCGATGCCGCAACGGCTCGCTCGTGAATATCGATAAAACGCCTTGAAAACAGGGGATTTGTGAACAATCGGCTAACACGCTCAGGCGTCGCCCGGCACGCTTTCTTCTTTTCGTCATAAGCATTAATCGAAAGCGGGAATAAGTTTCCACGCTTATCTTCGTTGGCCCGTTTCCTGGCGACATGGTTTCATCGTTGGACTCTATTTCAAGGTGTGAGACCAGCATGTCGAGAGCGGGGAAGCAGTCCGGGCAGCAGACGAACCAACAAGTCGGTCGCATTACGCGTCACTGGCGCGGCGTCGCACGCGCCGCGTTGGCGATCGCCGCCGTCGGCGCGATCGCCCAATGGAGCGTGACGAACGCAACGGGCGCCACGAATACCACGAGCACGGCGGCCCCGGCGGGCGAGCCGTATTGGGTCGGCGTGACCGGCCCGCTGAGTGGGCAGGATGCGCAATACGGCGAGCAATGGAAACGTGGCTTCGATCTCGCGCTGGAGCAGGTCAACGGTAGCGGCGGCATCAACGGTCATCCGCTGCAATACGATTTCGAAGACAGTCGCAGCGATCCGCGCCAGGCCGTGCAGATCGCGCAGAAATTCGTCGACGACAAACGCATTCTGCTGGAACTCGGCGATCTGTCGAGCGGCGCGTCGATGGCCGCATCGCCGGTCTATCAGCGCGGCGGTCTCGTGCAATTCGGCTTCACCAACTCGCATCCCGACTTCACGAAGGGCGGCGACTACATGTGGAGCACGGCGATCAGCCAGGCGGAAGAACAGCCGATGCTCGCGCACTACGTGACGACCGGCCTCGGCTTCAAGAAAATCGCCGTGCTGTATCTGAACACCGATTGGGGCCGCACCAGCAAGGACATCTTCGCGAAGGCCGCGGCCGCCGACGGCGCGCAGGTCGTCGCGGCGGAAGGCTATCAACCGAACGAAAAGGATTTCCGCGCGACGCTCACGCGTATTCGTAGCGCGAATCCGGATTCGATCGTGCTGATCTCGTACTACTCGGACGGCGCGCAGATCGTACGTCAGGCACGCACCGCGGGCGTGCGCGAACCGATCGCCGCGGTGGGCTCGGTGTATTCGCCGAAATTTCTCGATCTCGGCGGCGCTTCGGTGAACGGCGTGTACACGGAGTCGAACTTCTTCCCTGGCGATCCGCGCCCCGAAGTGCAGAGCTTCGTCGCGCGTTACCGTGCGAAATATGGCGCGGAGCCGGACACATTCGCCGCGCGCGCCTACGACGCGATGATCCTCGCGAGCGAAGTGATCCGTCGTTACGGCGCGAACCGCACGGCTGTGCACGACGGTTTCGCGAAGATCGACAACGTGCCGAGCGTGATCTTCGGCAAGTTCCGTTTCGATCCGCAAACGCGGCGCGTGGCGGGTGCGAAGAATCTCGAACTGGTCGTGAAGGACGGCAAGTTCGCGTTGTGGGACGGCGCGCACGCGACGCGCGCGCAATGACGATCCCGCAATCCATGTCAGTGTTCGCGCTAAGGACGGAACGACGATGAGCGCATGGTTCGATTACACGATCAACGGATTGATCGTCGGCAATATCTATGCGTTGCTGGCGGTCGGACTCGCGCTGATTTTCGGCGTGTCGCATCTGATCAATTTCGCGCACGGCTCCGTGTACATGGTCGGCGGCTTCATCGGCTGGCTGTGTCTGACGCGGCTCGGTTTGCCGCTGCCGGTCGCATTGCTCGCGACGGTGGCCGGTTGCGCGCTGCTCGGCGTGCTGATCGAACGGATCGGGTTGCGGCCGCTGCAAGGCGCGGCGCGTATCGCGCCATTGCTCGCGACGATCGGCATCAGCTTCGTGCTCGATCAACTCGCGCAGATCGTGTTCGGTCCGGACCCGCGTCCGGTGCCGAGTAACTTGCCGGACTGGTCGTTCTCGATCGGCGGCGCGACGCTCGGCTCGCTCGATCTGTTGATCGCTGCGACGGGCATCGGCGCGGCCGCCGTGCTGTACGTGTTTCTGCGCTTCACGCGGCTCGGCTGGGCGGTGCGTGCTACCGCGCAGGACCGCGACGCCGCGCAGCAGATGGGCGTCAACGTGCACGCGGTGAATCGCGCGGTGTTCGCGATTGCGTGCGGACTCGGTGGACTCAGCGGCCTGCTGGTCGGCATGTACTACAACAGCATCGACCCTGCGATGGGTTTTCAGGCGACGCTCAAGGGGGTGGTCGCGTTGCTGATCGGCGGCCTCGGCAACGTGCCCGGCGCGATCGCGGGCAGCCTGCTGCTGGGGCTCGTCGAAAGTTATGGCGTGGCGCTATTCGGCACCAGCTATCGCGATCTCTTTGCGTTCGTCCTGCTGTTGCTGTTCCTCGTGTGGCGGCCGAACGGACTGTTCAGTTCCAACCGGCGCCTGCCGCCCGAACCGCTGACCGGCACATTTCTGTCGTTCGGCCGCGCGTTGCGTGTACCGCGCGGCGTGCTGGTCGCGGTGACGGTGCTGGCCTTCGCGCTGCCTTTGCTGGCGCCTTCACCTTATCTGCTGCAAACGCTGACCAATGGCTGGATCTACGGGCTGCTCGCGTTGAGTCTCACGCTGGTGGCGGGCACCGTTGGGCAGATATCGTTGGGACATGCCGCGTTGCTGCTGATCGGTGCGTACGCTTCGGCGCTGCTGTCCGTGAACCTGGGCTGGTCGCCCGCGGTGACGATTCCGTTGGCCGGCGTGATCGCCGCGTTGCTCGGCACGTTGCTGATCTACCCGTCGTTCCGTTTGCGTGGACACTACGTTTCGATCGCGACGCTCGGCATTGGCGAAATCGTCGGACTGGTCATACTGAATTGGGACAGCCTGACGCGCGGTCCGATCGGCGTCACCGGCATTGCGCCGCTCGCGTTGTTCGGCTGGCAATTGACCAGCGTGCGCGCGGTGTACTGGTTCGCGCTGCTCGTGCTGGTGGCGCTGGCCTTGCTCCAGGTTCGTCTGCTGCGCTCGCATCTGGGCCGCACGTGGCGCGCGATCCGCGAGGACGACGTGGCGGCGCGCGCTTATGGCGTGCGGCCGAATCGCTACAAGGCCATCGCATTCGCGTGCGGCGGTTTCGCGGCGGGCACGGGCGGGGCGATTGCCGCGCATCTGTACAGCTACATCAATTACCAGACCTTCGATTCGCAGGTCTCGATTCTCGCGCTGACGATGGTGATTCTCGGCGGACTCGGCAGCGTGGCGGGCGCGGTGGTCGGCGCGGTCGCGCTGATCAGTTTGCCGGAGCTGTTCCGCTTCGCCGCCGACTACCGCATGTTGATCTACGGCGTCGTGTTGCTGTTGCTGGTGCGTTTCCGGCCGCAGGGTCTGTTCGGCACGGCATGAGGAAGAAGCCATCATGAATGCAAGCTCGACGAAGCATCGCGAGATCCTGTTCGATGTGCGCCGCGTTACGCGCCGTTTCGACGGACTGACCGCGGTCGATGGTGTGAGTCTGTCCATTGCGCGCGGCGAATGCGTGAGCGTGATCGGACCGAATGGCGCAGGCAAATCGACGCTCTTCAATCTGCTGACCGGCATGGACGTGCCGGATGAAGGCGAGGTGCGCCTCGACGGCGAGGACGTGACCGGTACATCGCCAGAACGTCTCGCGGCGCGCGGTGTGGCGCGCACGTTTCAGCACGGGCGCGTGTTCGGCAATCTGAGCGTGCTGGATAACGTGCTGATCGGCGCGCATTCGCGTCTGCAACTCTCGCGTGCCGGCTGGCCGGTGATCGGCGCATTCGCCGAGGTGGCGCGAGCGCTCGTGCGGCCGGCAGCGCTGCGGCGGGAGGAAGAAGCATTGCGTTCCGACGCCGAGGCGATCATCGCGCGCTTCGGCACTCGCTTGACGCCGCGCATCGATCAGCCGGCGCACAGCCTGTCTTACGCGAACCGGCGGCGCGTCGAAATCGCGCGGGCGTTGGCGTTGCATCCGCGCATGTTGCTGCTCGACGAACCGACGGCCGGCATGAACGAATCGGAGACGGCGGAAATGCTCGAACTGATTCTGGAACTCAAGCGCGACGGTCTGACGATTCTGCTGATCGAACACAAACTCGATCTGGTGATGCGTCTGTCCGACCATGTGATCGTGCTCGACGATGGCAGGAAGATTGCCGCCGGTCTGCCTGATGAGGTGCGTAACGATCCGGCCGTGGTCGAGGCGTATCTCGGGCATCGGCAGGTGGGCACGCAGAATGTGAGCGGCGGTGCGGATGTCACTTCAGCTTCGTCGCTGGAAATCGCGGCGAGTGGTGCGTAACCCGCTTTAATGCCTCAACGAAACTTGTCACCATGACAGAACCGCTACTCAAACTCGACCAGATCGATACGTTCTACGGTCAGATCCAGGTCCATTTCGGCGTGAGCCTCGAAGTGCCGCGCGGCGAGATCGTTAGCCTGCTGGGCGGTAACGCGAGCGGCAAGTCGACTGCGATGAAGATCATTCTCGGTCTGCACCGGCCGCGCGCTGGCACGATGACGTTCGACGGTGCATCGATCGACGGTCTGTTGACGCCGCAGATCGTCAGGCGCGGCATTGCGTCGGTACCCGAAGCACGACGTTTGTTCGGCGATATGACGGTGCGCGAGAACTTGCTGATGGGTGCATTCACGCGACGCGACCGCGATGGCATCGCGCAAGACTACGAGAAGATGCTGGAGTTGTTTCCGCGTGTGAAGGAACGTCTGACGCAACGCGCCGGTACGCTATCGGGCGGCGAACAGCAGATGCTGGCGATGGCGCGCGCGTTGATGAGCCGGCCGAAACTCGTGTGCATGGACGAGCCGACGATGGGTCTGTCGCCGCTTTACGTCGACAAGGTGCTTGATCTGATCCGAACGCTCAACGAGCAGGGCGTGACCTTCTTCATGGTCGAACAGAATGCGAGTCTCGCGTTGCAGATCGCGCATCGCGGCTATGTATTGCAGACCGGGCGCGTGGTGCTGTCGGGCGAAGCGCATGCGTTGCTCGGCGATCAGCGGATTCGTGACGCGTATCTGGGCGGCGCGCTGGC is a window of Paraburkholderia sp. D15 DNA encoding:
- a CDS encoding peroxidase-related enzyme (This protein belongs to a clade of uncharacterized proteins related to peroxidases such as the alkylhydroperoxidase AhpD.), translating into MSDTTTGKPHGFTADTLDWTAWLDTVTLNDASAEQTAVLEASHPKAKTSDYYLLLVHEPDILRQRSGAFNSIMYAPGGLSRAERELASTVVSRVNGCVYCASVHAQRFAQLARRDDVIEQVFADPETAGTTERERAIVRFAIDLTLQPEAIGRESVSALQAVGLSPAEILDLSQAIAIFAWANRLMLTLGEPVFPE
- a CDS encoding LysR substrate-binding domain-containing protein — translated: MELHHLEAFSAVMSAGSMTAAGRLVGRSQPGITRMIQELEQEIGYALFDRKGPRVTPTRRAFLLYDEVERSLVGLAAIRASAQAIGIDTPTPLRVAATPALAAALVPRAIAALRSLPSLDTHVRHDTHDINDAPFDVQLRSASAEHVVQALLARTVELGIATLPLDHATLDIHYLIEAPCVAVLHDAHPLAGLDRLTLRELAAHPLVTVANRYRLRNRIDAAFTDAGLRPRIALETNASLNAVMAAQAQLGIALVDPATAFGTRIAGTVVRAIDADIPFLYGVVTLPGQALSDGARALIDTVARVSLELLPNALQHAAAKHDLLMTRGARPLQTQRKGVPA
- a CDS encoding ABC transporter ATP-binding protein, giving the protein MTEPLLKLDQIDTFYGQIQVHFGVSLEVPRGEIVSLLGGNASGKSTAMKIILGLHRPRAGTMTFDGASIDGLLTPQIVRRGIASVPEARRLFGDMTVRENLLMGAFTRRDRDGIAQDYEKMLELFPRVKERLTQRAGTLSGGEQQMLAMARALMSRPKLVCMDEPTMGLSPLYVDKVLDLIRTLNEQGVTFFMVEQNASLALQIAHRGYVLQTGRVVLSGEAHALLGDQRIRDAYLGGALAAETAS
- a CDS encoding NAD(P)/FAD-dependent oxidoreductase, which codes for MSTPAATLAGHTEPDASKALEGLEKLEARLRDDLAWLELPAPAWVPARHVDTQRVLDVAIIGGGMAGLTASAELRLLGIDNHRVFDQAAEGQEGPWVTYARMQTLRSPKQLTGPALRLPALTFRAWFEAQFGRERWDALYKIPRSQWMDYLRWYRRVLALPIRNDARIARIETRDDGLIELDVVSSNKTSSERVLARHVVLATGREGLGGPYVPELAHALPASLYAHSSDAIDFAALRGRRVGVVGASASAFDNAASALEAGAASVDLFIRRAELPRINKLTGIGSPGLVHGFLHLSDEWKWRFLHYAAQSQTPPPRDSVLRVSRYEHARFHLGSPLKNITVQDNEMRVDTPKGTYDLDYLIFATGFHSELDTRAEFAAIAPHVRRWRDRFAHPEGLPNEELASSPDLDRNFAFQSREPRYSDALSRIHCFNHAASLTHGKVAGDIPAISDGAQRLARAIAAMLFDADRERHYAALLAFDTAELAGDEWTDADATDLAASVTP
- a CDS encoding CMD domain protein; the encoded protein is MRTQPISLPVSRPELSIRSIMSTETTTQPLPLSPDTDLVSRLAGLSPGGNVAALRAARADATRYTQGSHDALFSADIVDLSLNERLYAAWYAASLTQSVAAANAYRERLLATDADSAENITERLSAITLHGPAGIASLASSSSAAGSARLAAILHHTRALITQPAATGKSELAALLSAGLTTRAIVALAQLVAFVSYQVRVVVALKALDNLEHTA
- a CDS encoding ABC transporter ATP-binding protein; the encoded protein is MNASSTKHREILFDVRRVTRRFDGLTAVDGVSLSIARGECVSVIGPNGAGKSTLFNLLTGMDVPDEGEVRLDGEDVTGTSPERLAARGVARTFQHGRVFGNLSVLDNVLIGAHSRLQLSRAGWPVIGAFAEVARALVRPAALRREEEALRSDAEAIIARFGTRLTPRIDQPAHSLSYANRRRVEIARALALHPRMLLLDEPTAGMNESETAEMLELILELKRDGLTILLIEHKLDLVMRLSDHVIVLDDGRKIAAGLPDEVRNDPAVVEAYLGHRQVGTQNVSGGADVTSASSLEIAASGA
- a CDS encoding ABC transporter substrate-binding protein — translated: MSRAGKQSGQQTNQQVGRITRHWRGVARAALAIAAVGAIAQWSVTNATGATNTTSTAAPAGEPYWVGVTGPLSGQDAQYGEQWKRGFDLALEQVNGSGGINGHPLQYDFEDSRSDPRQAVQIAQKFVDDKRILLELGDLSSGASMAASPVYQRGGLVQFGFTNSHPDFTKGGDYMWSTAISQAEEQPMLAHYVTTGLGFKKIAVLYLNTDWGRTSKDIFAKAAAADGAQVVAAEGYQPNEKDFRATLTRIRSANPDSIVLISYYSDGAQIVRQARTAGVREPIAAVGSVYSPKFLDLGGASVNGVYTESNFFPGDPRPEVQSFVARYRAKYGAEPDTFAARAYDAMILASEVIRRYGANRTAVHDGFAKIDNVPSVIFGKFRFDPQTRRVAGAKNLELVVKDGKFALWDGAHATRAQ
- a CDS encoding ABC transporter permease, translating into MSAWFDYTINGLIVGNIYALLAVGLALIFGVSHLINFAHGSVYMVGGFIGWLCLTRLGLPLPVALLATVAGCALLGVLIERIGLRPLQGAARIAPLLATIGISFVLDQLAQIVFGPDPRPVPSNLPDWSFSIGGATLGSLDLLIAATGIGAAAVLYVFLRFTRLGWAVRATAQDRDAAQQMGVNVHAVNRAVFAIACGLGGLSGLLVGMYYNSIDPAMGFQATLKGVVALLIGGLGNVPGAIAGSLLLGLVESYGVALFGTSYRDLFAFVLLLLFLVWRPNGLFSSNRRLPPEPLTGTFLSFGRALRVPRGVLVAVTVLAFALPLLAPSPYLLQTLTNGWIYGLLALSLTLVAGTVGQISLGHAALLLIGAYASALLSVNLGWSPAVTIPLAGVIAALLGTLLIYPSFRLRGHYVSIATLGIGEIVGLVILNWDSLTRGPIGVTGIAPLALFGWQLTSVRAVYWFALLVLVALALLQVRLLRSHLGRTWRAIREDDVAARAYGVRPNRYKAIAFACGGFAAGTGGAIAAHLYSYINYQTFDSQVSILALTMVILGGLGSVAGAVVGAVALISLPELFRFAADYRMLIYGVVLLLLVRFRPQGLFGTA